The following coding sequences lie in one Lentilactobacillus sp. SPB1-3 genomic window:
- a CDS encoding ketopantoate reductase family protein → MKYGIIGAGAMGYRYGVMLQENAGVEVDFIDTWEPNVEKVREQGGVSVARDHENRQIIPINIYYPEEYAGHPDIWIVFKKQMQLGEELNRDNQAGIFHQDQYVFSAMNGMGHFEKIAEYFPAGHIICGTAMIATRLDGPANVDFMGEEGTEEMHVARYTNEDPDEITQAMMDDFTQAKLNPIFVEDYMGMCMSKVVFNAVTNTLCTMFEMQMGQFIEYDGVREMATQLFNEAYDACERAGIYLIATRQEQVDSVITVSKEYKYHYPSMYQDFSKGRPTEVDYINGYIAKIGRDYDYVCRTHEFVVHEVHMAEMMRKYHHHMDDAADNSVASGAVI, encoded by the coding sequence ATGAAATATGGAATTATTGGTGCAGGAGCAATGGGTTATCGATACGGAGTTATGTTGCAGGAGAATGCTGGAGTTGAAGTGGATTTTATTGACACCTGGGAACCTAACGTGGAGAAAGTTCGTGAACAAGGTGGCGTCTCAGTTGCTAGAGATCATGAAAATCGACAAATTATTCCCATTAATATTTATTATCCTGAAGAGTACGCGGGTCATCCAGATATATGGATCGTTTTTAAGAAGCAAATGCAATTAGGTGAAGAGCTTAATCGTGATAATCAAGCAGGTATTTTTCATCAAGACCAGTACGTTTTTTCAGCGATGAACGGAATGGGGCATTTTGAAAAAATAGCTGAGTATTTTCCAGCTGGTCATATCATTTGCGGCACGGCCATGATTGCTACTAGATTAGATGGACCAGCAAATGTAGACTTTATGGGAGAAGAGGGCACAGAGGAGATGCATGTTGCTCGTTACACCAATGAAGATCCAGATGAAATCACACAAGCAATGATGGACGATTTTACGCAAGCTAAGTTGAATCCTATCTTCGTTGAAGATTACATGGGTATGTGTATGTCAAAGGTGGTCTTTAATGCTGTCACAAATACCCTATGTACCATGTTTGAAATGCAAATGGGTCAATTCATTGAATATGATGGGGTTAGGGAAATGGCTACTCAGCTATTCAATGAGGCATATGACGCTTGCGAAAGAGCAGGTATTTACCTGATTGCAACGCGTCAAGAACAGGTTGACTCTGTGATAACTGTAAGTAAGGAATACAAGTATCATTATCCATCAATGTATCAAGATTTCTCTAAAGGACGACCAACAGAAGTCGATTACATTAATGGTTATATTGCAAAAATTGGTCGTGATTACGACTATGTTTGTCGAACCCATGAGTTTGTTGTTCATGAAGTTCACATGGCAGAAATGATGCGGAAGTATCATCATCACATGGATGATGCCGCTGATAATTCGGTAGCATCTGGAGCTGTGATTTAA
- a CDS encoding amino acid ABC transporter ATP-binding protein, with protein sequence MLKITNLNKTFDGTHVLKDISTEFPENKTTVIVGPSGSGKSTLLRSLNFLERPESGLYDFEGELIDFSKPLTNKTILDIRKRTEMVFQGYNLFPHLTVVKNIMEGPTQVLKVSKSDAKTEALDLLDKVGLKDKAEAYPAQLSGGQAQRVAIVRSMAMHPEYIFLDEPTSALDPELELEVLKALMQIAAMNQSMIIVTHNLAFARKVADKIIFVENGTILYDGNVEGFFDSDSDRIKNFVNAMTFTNI encoded by the coding sequence ATGCTAAAAATCACTAATTTAAACAAGACGTTTGATGGTACCCATGTATTAAAAGATATCAGTACGGAGTTTCCAGAGAACAAAACTACTGTCATCGTTGGGCCTTCTGGTTCAGGTAAGTCAACGCTATTACGATCCTTAAATTTTTTGGAACGTCCCGAATCAGGGTTGTATGACTTTGAGGGTGAACTGATTGATTTTAGTAAGCCATTAACTAATAAAACGATTTTAGATATCAGAAAACGAACTGAAATGGTGTTCCAGGGATATAATCTTTTCCCTCATTTAACAGTTGTGAAGAACATCATGGAAGGACCTACTCAGGTGCTTAAAGTTTCTAAGAGTGATGCCAAAACAGAAGCCTTGGATCTTTTAGATAAAGTTGGATTAAAAGACAAGGCTGAAGCTTACCCAGCACAACTATCAGGTGGTCAAGCGCAGCGAGTGGCTATTGTTAGGTCAATGGCAATGCACCCTGAGTATATATTCTTAGATGAGCCAACGAGTGCTTTGGATCCAGAATTAGAACTTGAAGTTTTAAAAGCCTTGATGCAAATTGCTGCCATGAATCAGTCAATGATCATTGTGACACATAACTTGGCCTTCGCAAGAAAGGTCGCAGATAAGATTATCTTCGTTGAAAATGGTACAATTTTGTATGACGGAAATGTTGAAGGGTTCTTTGATTCTGACAGTGACCGAATTAAGAATTTTGTGAACGCTATGACATTTACTAATATCTAA
- a CDS encoding MerR family transcriptional regulator, translating to MNNFVERLKSLHISIGIGETSRITGATTTQIRYWEKKGLISSVRRADGTNKRYTLKSIVSIVFIKTQLDEGYTLAKAADEVKQYLKNSDALELLLSSRLETITAEGETAVFDFGPIDNMPNSKILAKVSNKDVKLSVEEYK from the coding sequence ATGAATAATTTCGTTGAAAGACTTAAAAGTTTACACATTTCAATTGGTATTGGCGAAACCAGTAGAATTACTGGAGCCACAACCACTCAAATTCGTTATTGGGAAAAGAAGGGCCTTATTAGCTCAGTCCGTCGCGCTGACGGCACCAACAAAAGATATACACTAAAGAGTATCGTTTCAATTGTCTTCATCAAAACACAGCTGGATGAGGGATACACGTTAGCCAAAGCTGCTGATGAAGTTAAACAGTATTTAAAAAATTCAGATGCTCTTGAATTACTCCTTAGCTCACGACTAGAGACGATCACTGCCGAAGGTGAGACAGCAGTTTTCGATTTTGGACCAATCGATAATATGCCTAATAGTAAAATACTTGCCAAAGTCTCGAATAAAGATGTCAAATTATCTGTAGAAGAATACAAATAA
- a CDS encoding APC family permease, translated as MSKITERMFRKEDPNVYQDKDSHLIRSLTTKDFLALGVGTIVSTSIFTLPGVVAAEHSGPAVALSFIAAGIVAALVAFAYAEMSAAMPFAGSAYSWIHVVFGEFWGWIAGWALLAEYFIAVAFVASGLSANFQGLIGTVGIKFPASLSAASTGSNGGLIDITAVIAILIIAVLLSRGASSTARVENTLVVLKVLAIIVFIIVGLTAIHVQNYVPFIPHYRVNPDGSAFGGWQGIYAGVSEIFLAYIGFDSIAANSAEAKDPQKTMPRGILGSLLIAVVLFVTVSLVLVGMFSYTKYANNAEPVGWALRESGHGTVAAIVQAIAVIGMFTALIGMMLAGSRLIYSFGRDGLLPKWLGKLHKNLPNRALIVLTIIGVLLGSVFPFAFLAQLISAGTLIAFMFVSLGVYALRPREGKDIPMPSFKMPLYPVLPALGFLGSLAVFWGLDIQAKTYAFGWFVLGSIIYFFYGIRHSNSGRE; from the coding sequence ATGAGCAAAATTACTGAACGAATGTTTCGTAAGGAAGACCCTAACGTCTATCAAGATAAAGACTCTCATCTAATTCGAAGTCTGACAACCAAGGATTTCTTAGCACTTGGAGTAGGAACCATCGTTTCCACTTCTATTTTCACATTACCTGGAGTGGTTGCAGCTGAACATTCTGGTCCAGCTGTTGCTCTTTCCTTTATTGCTGCTGGTATCGTTGCCGCCCTGGTTGCATTCGCATATGCCGAAATGTCAGCCGCTATGCCTTTTGCTGGTTCTGCTTATTCTTGGATTCACGTGGTTTTCGGTGAGTTCTGGGGTTGGATTGCTGGATGGGCGTTGCTTGCCGAGTACTTTATAGCCGTTGCCTTTGTGGCATCCGGATTGTCCGCAAACTTTCAAGGCTTAATTGGAACGGTCGGAATAAAGTTTCCTGCTTCATTATCAGCCGCTTCAACTGGTTCCAATGGTGGCCTAATTGATATTACTGCGGTAATTGCAATCTTAATCATTGCAGTCCTATTGTCTCGTGGGGCATCATCAACTGCCCGAGTTGAAAACACTTTGGTAGTATTAAAAGTCTTAGCAATTATTGTATTCATTATTGTTGGTTTAACCGCAATCCATGTTCAGAACTATGTCCCATTTATTCCTCACTACCGTGTGAACCCTGATGGATCTGCCTTCGGTGGTTGGCAAGGAATCTACGCTGGGGTCTCCGAAATTTTCCTAGCCTATATTGGTTTTGATTCTATTGCTGCAAACTCTGCGGAGGCAAAAGATCCTCAAAAAACTATGCCTCGCGGAATTTTAGGTTCGTTATTAATTGCAGTTGTCCTATTCGTTACAGTTTCTTTAGTACTAGTTGGTATGTTTAGCTACACAAAATATGCTAACAATGCAGAACCTGTTGGTTGGGCACTTCGTGAAAGTGGTCATGGTACTGTGGCTGCTATCGTTCAAGCAATCGCGGTTATTGGTATGTTTACCGCATTGATTGGTATGATGCTTGCCGGATCACGATTGATTTATTCATTTGGACGAGACGGATTACTTCCAAAATGGTTAGGTAAATTACATAAAAACTTACCTAATCGTGCTTTAATCGTTCTAACGATTATTGGTGTTCTACTCGGATCAGTTTTTCCATTCGCATTCCTAGCTCAATTGATTTCAGCCGGAACTCTAATTGCCTTTATGTTCGTTTCTTTAGGGGTATACGCTTTGCGTCCCCGAGAAGGCAAAGATATTCCAATGCCGAGTTTTAAAATGCCACTTTATCCGGTACTTCCTGCCTTAGGTTTCTTAGGATCTCTAGCTGTCTTTTGGGGATTAGACATCCAAGCTAAAACGTATGCCTTTGGCTGGTTCGTACTTGGAAGTATCATTTACTTCTTTTATGGAATCAGACATTCTAATTCAGGCAGAGAATAG
- a CDS encoding amino acid ABC transporter permease, with the protein MWQIIVNSTPQLLSAGFKYTIPIAIISFIIGLALALLTALVRLSTSKGLFLIVKAIFRFYVWLFRSTPLLVQLFIVYFGLPYLRIKGILPEGIKLSPWTAGIITFSLNTGAYCSETIRAAILSIPTGQWEAAYSIGMTRTQILRRIILPQALRVSLPPLANSFIGLVKDTSLAASITIVEMFEVSQQITAENYQPLLMYSLVALFYAIFCTVLTTIQGYLEKSTSKYITPAR; encoded by the coding sequence ATGTGGCAAATAATCGTTAATTCAACACCGCAATTATTAAGTGCGGGTTTTAAGTACACTATTCCAATTGCAATTATTTCTTTTATCATTGGGTTAGCATTGGCCCTGTTGACGGCTTTAGTTCGTTTATCAACTAGTAAAGGACTATTTCTTATCGTCAAGGCAATCTTTAGATTTTATGTATGGTTATTTCGAAGTACACCGCTACTGGTACAGTTGTTTATCGTTTACTTTGGTCTTCCTTATTTAAGGATCAAGGGAATTTTACCTGAAGGAATCAAACTGAGTCCATGGACAGCCGGAATTATTACATTCTCTTTGAATACGGGAGCATATTGCTCCGAAACTATTCGAGCAGCTATTTTATCAATTCCAACTGGACAGTGGGAAGCAGCTTACTCAATCGGAATGACAAGAACACAAATTCTCAGACGGATAATTTTGCCCCAAGCATTAAGAGTTTCATTGCCACCGTTGGCAAACAGCTTTATTGGCTTAGTTAAAGACACGTCATTGGCTGCTTCAATCACAATCGTGGAAATGTTTGAAGTTAGTCAACAAATTACCGCAGAAAATTACCAACCATTACTAATGTATAGTTTGGTAGCGTTGTTCTATGCCATATTTTGTACTGTCCTTACCACCATCCAAGGATACTTGGAAAAATCAACATCAAAATATATCACACCTGCAAGATAG
- a CDS encoding transporter substrate-binding domain-containing protein, whose product MKQKGIITKLLLVVATLIVAGTLTACGSNKSSNSGSSYKSELTQSGKLTIGLEGTYAPYSYRKDGKLTGFEVDLGKAIAKKLDVKANFVPTKWDSLIAGLGSQKFDVVLNNVTVTNERKKSYAFASPYIFTQYVLVTKSGNNNIKTLKDIKGKKFAEGTGTNNEDVAKKYGAVAVPSDQFVNSLSMIRQGRVQGTVNALDAWNSYAKEQSTKGLKARAIPASEEPFAEVSPMLNKDDTKLKTKISNAIKELRKDGQLAKISKKYFGKDVTTQNN is encoded by the coding sequence ATGAAGCAAAAGGGAATTATTACTAAATTACTATTAGTTGTTGCCACCCTAATCGTAGCAGGAACGTTAACCGCTTGCGGATCTAACAAAAGCAGTAATAGCGGTTCTTCTTACAAATCTGAATTAACTCAAAGCGGTAAGTTAACCATTGGTTTGGAAGGAACTTATGCTCCATATTCATATAGAAAAGATGGTAAGTTGACTGGATTCGAAGTTGATCTAGGAAAGGCCATCGCCAAGAAGTTAGATGTAAAAGCTAACTTTGTCCCTACTAAGTGGGATAGCTTGATTGCTGGTCTTGGTAGTCAAAAATTCGATGTTGTGTTGAATAATGTCACTGTTACTAACGAACGTAAGAAGAGTTATGCATTTGCTAGCCCATATATCTTCACTCAATATGTTTTAGTTACTAAGTCAGGCAATAACAATATCAAGACCCTTAAAGATATCAAGGGTAAGAAGTTTGCTGAAGGAACGGGAACCAACAACGAAGACGTTGCCAAAAAGTATGGGGCAGTTGCTGTGCCATCAGATCAGTTTGTTAACAGTCTCTCAATGATTCGTCAAGGACGGGTTCAAGGTACTGTTAATGCGTTGGATGCATGGAATTCATATGCTAAAGAACAATCCACTAAGGGATTGAAAGCTAGAGCAATTCCAGCTTCTGAAGAACCATTCGCTGAGGTTTCACCAATGTTAAACAAGGATGATACCAAGTTAAAGACTAAGATCAGTAACGCTATTAAAGAGTTACGAAAAGATGGTCAACTAGCCAAAATTTCTAAGAAATACTTTGGTAAAGATGTTACCACTCAAAATAATTAA
- a CDS encoding HTH domain-containing protein — protein sequence MSLTIKEIADQLNVSKTAIRKHMDDSFRDTYTEKDGNKILITDEGVDELKQQFANSKAVDNDSKSDTDDNNKKTTDESSTQGDTGSNVPAANPEEFQLLSEQLDEQVKQLKAKDKQIAELHQLLDQSQRLQLDVQKKLKQLETRTAEQTKAIETSATDDSSDQESANANENNSNMTDDDKRHWWQVWKKD from the coding sequence ATGAGTTTAACCATAAAGGAAATTGCGGATCAATTGAATGTTTCCAAAACAGCGATTCGCAAGCATATGGACGATAGTTTCAGAGATACATATACAGAAAAAGACGGTAACAAGATTCTTATCACTGATGAAGGGGTAGACGAATTAAAACAACAATTCGCTAACTCAAAAGCAGTTGATAACGATTCAAAAAGTGATACTGACGATAATAATAAAAAAACTACGGATGAGTCTTCTACACAAGGAGATACAGGTAGTAACGTACCTGCTGCCAATCCCGAAGAATTCCAATTATTATCTGAACAACTTGATGAACAGGTTAAGCAGTTAAAAGCTAAAGATAAACAAATTGCAGAGCTTCATCAATTATTGGATCAATCCCAACGTCTTCAATTGGATGTTCAAAAGAAGTTAAAGCAGTTAGAAACTAGAACAGCAGAACAAACTAAGGCCATAGAAACAAGTGCTACTGATGATTCATCGGATCAGGAATCTGCCAATGCTAATGAAAATAATTCAAACATGACTGATGATGATAAGCGTCACTGGTGGCAAGTCTGGAAGAAAGATTAA
- a CDS encoding LysR family transcriptional regulator gives MLPFAYIVFSTVITEGTFYKASLKLNVTPSAVSHSINQLETELGFPVFNRSRTGVELTENGKTILPIIQDILNSQKRLEQEADNINGLNSGSIRIGAFSSVCINWLPPIIQEFKRNYPKIDISVYQSGFDQIVQEVKNGTLDIGFTALPISENLIVDNLIKDEIYCIAPEGFVPSNHHTVTKTDMQDRTFILQPGDYDLDTKATLDHYDIQPNSIQFSIDDQSIIAMVEAGLGWGILPELALEKISGNVAVYPFDKHFYRSIGMVTTQTQAKTPSTQRMLKIINDFINTKYPDGLLQTEND, from the coding sequence ATGTTACCATTTGCCTACATAGTATTTAGCACTGTAATTACTGAAGGAACTTTTTACAAAGCTTCCTTAAAATTAAACGTCACGCCATCCGCAGTCAGTCATTCAATTAATCAGTTGGAAACCGAACTGGGCTTTCCCGTATTTAATCGTTCGCGAACTGGAGTTGAATTGACCGAGAATGGCAAAACGATCCTACCGATTATTCAAGACATTCTAAATAGTCAAAAACGGCTTGAACAAGAAGCAGACAATATTAATGGATTAAATTCTGGTTCCATCCGCATCGGCGCCTTTTCATCAGTCTGCATTAATTGGTTACCACCTATTATTCAAGAATTTAAGCGAAATTATCCTAAAATCGATATTTCCGTTTACCAAAGCGGTTTTGATCAAATTGTTCAAGAAGTTAAAAACGGTACTCTAGACATTGGTTTCACAGCCTTACCAATTTCAGAAAATTTAATTGTCGATAACCTAATCAAAGACGAGATATATTGTATCGCTCCTGAGGGATTTGTACCCAGTAATCATCACACCGTGACGAAAACCGATATGCAAGATCGCACATTTATTTTACAACCAGGTGATTATGATTTGGATACGAAAGCCACTCTTGACCATTATGATATTCAACCTAATTCGATTCAGTTTTCAATTGACGATCAGTCAATAATTGCAATGGTAGAGGCAGGACTTGGTTGGGGAATTCTTCCTGAATTAGCGCTCGAAAAGATTAGTGGTAATGTTGCAGTCTATCCGTTTGATAAACACTTCTACCGTTCAATAGGAATGGTAACAACACAAACTCAGGCCAAGACACCTTCAACTCAACGGATGCTAAAGATCATAAATGATTTCATAAATACTAAATATCCAGACGGTTTACTCCAGACAGAAAACGATTAA